In one window of Paraflavitalea soli DNA:
- a CDS encoding MarR family winged helix-turn-helix transcriptional regulator, which yields MKPSESKYRHCMYFVANALGRRIEKLAIESWKKVDLSPSHAYLLMLAIEEPGIQPTGLSEQLILTPSTITRLIEKLEDKGLVSRDNEGKLTKVYPTQKAKEMYPALQECLTHFIENYSNILGKEESMRMVGNMACLADKLGD from the coding sequence ATGAAACCCTCCGAAAGCAAATACCGCCACTGTATGTATTTTGTGGCCAATGCACTTGGCCGCAGGATAGAGAAGCTGGCCATAGAAAGCTGGAAGAAGGTAGATCTGTCCCCAAGCCATGCTTATTTGCTGATGCTGGCCATTGAAGAGCCGGGCATTCAGCCTACGGGCCTCAGTGAACAACTGATCCTGACACCCTCCACCATCACCCGGCTGATCGAGAAACTGGAAGATAAGGGCCTGGTATCACGTGATAATGAGGGCAAACTCACGAAGGTGTACCCCACCCAAAAAGCCAAAGAAATGTATCCTGCCTTACAGGAATGCCTCACCCATTTTATTGAAAATTATTCCAATATACTGGGCAAGGAAGAGAGCATGCGTATGGTAGGCAATATGGCCTGCCTGGCCGATAAACTGGGAGACTAA
- a CDS encoding type 1 glutamine amidotransferase has product MRIHFIQHVHFETPGYLLEWAIAQQHHISFTKIYESVSFPAVNTIDLLVIMGGPMGVYEEDKYAWLSAEKAFISAVIAAGTKVLGICLGAQLIAEVAGAKVYPNKEKEIGWWPMHKIINDHTHPLTASLPAEFITFHWHGDTFDLPPGAIHLFATPACPHQGYLLHNQVAGLQFHLEATPALVTQMVHHGQDELVKASFIQPGQQMEEQSTLHAASQQKHLEAFISAFLDL; this is encoded by the coding sequence ATGCGCATTCATTTTATACAACACGTACATTTCGAAACGCCCGGTTATTTATTGGAATGGGCTATTGCACAGCAACACCATATCAGCTTTACTAAGATATATGAATCCGTTTCCTTTCCTGCAGTGAACACCATCGACCTGCTGGTGATCATGGGCGGTCCTATGGGCGTATATGAAGAAGATAAATATGCCTGGCTTAGTGCAGAGAAAGCATTTATCAGTGCTGTGATCGCAGCCGGTACAAAAGTGCTGGGTATCTGCCTCGGGGCTCAACTGATAGCCGAAGTAGCCGGCGCCAAAGTTTATCCCAACAAGGAAAAAGAAATTGGCTGGTGGCCCATGCACAAGATCATCAACGATCATACTCACCCACTCACCGCCTCCCTGCCCGCTGAGTTTATCACCTTCCATTGGCATGGCGATACCTTCGATCTGCCACCCGGCGCAATACATTTATTTGCTACCCCTGCCTGTCCGCACCAGGGCTACCTCCTCCATAACCAGGTAGCAGGCTTACAATTCCACCTGGAAGCCACCCCTGCCCTGGTAACTCAAATGGTGCACCATGGACAGGATGAACTGGTCAAGGCCTCCTTTATCCAGCCAGGACAGCAAATGGAGGAACAAAGCACCCTGCACGCTGCCAGCCAGCAAAAGCACCTGGAAGCCTTTATTTCCGCCTTCCTGGACCTCTGA